A genomic window from Camelina sativa cultivar DH55 chromosome 2, Cs, whole genome shotgun sequence includes:
- the LOC104729118 gene encoding transcriptional regulator ATRX homolog, which produces MGKSSSSSKKLKHSTDPSTKLRSVKKKRKTKRNKSKRIPKVKDYSDESESSFSDSSLYSSSSSEDDYRRKKMKRRQSKLSKKRSRKRYSSSSESDDDDDDSGLLKKRKRSKRKDESLGKKKKKKKRLVSRKRRKRDLSSSSSSSEQSDDDDGSESDGKRRSRGRGRLGKVKDVRRRSRDESSEPDEYLHVEDEVIPESNSRRLKSIIVVSYGYGDDERKEEDDRDVYMSRGDNRELGLSDESDERDGETNVSYARARADDDNEGRTVGYDEFLEYNESETSKVSQKDDELEAILKKRALENLRRFRGVNQKSGMTRKEVSSVLEGEPLQIESEKVDESQDHSLMEQKLCDSGVSKDLETSEKILHVVNVKESGAALANPASQQDQQPGDTAKVKASSSISSCSTKRKLIRPSLGKESLNLASWKEAAGGQDAEAESINGSTIDKNCPESSLALAPENGGENVEPTKVSSTLNPQSSSQAGKETLDETKEGSQSEQKKVDETKDESQYEKKTMTVMRGGEMVQVSYKVYIPKKTSSLGRRKLNR; this is translated from the exons ATGGGcaaatcttcatcttcctcaaagAAACTCAAACATTCTACAGATCCCTCTACTAAG TTGCGatcggtgaagaagaagaggaagacgaagaggaaCAAATCGAAGAGGATTCCTAAGGTTAAAGACTATTCAGATGAGAGTGAATCAAgtttttcagattcttctttgtattcttcttctagttcagaagatgattacaggaggaagaagatgaagcgtCGTCAATCTAAATTGAGTAAGAAGAGGTCACGGAAGAGGTATTCTTCTAGTAGTGAGAgtgatgacgatgacgatgattCTGGTCtgttaaagaaaaggaaaagatctAAGAGGAAGGATGAATCtttagggaagaagaagaagaagaagaagagacttgtTTCAAGAAAGAGACGTAAgagagatttgagttcaagctCTAGTAGTAGTGAGCAGAGCGATGATGATGACGGTAGTGAGAGTGATGGGAAGAGAAGGTCTAGGGGGAGAGGAAGACTTGGTAAGGTTAAGGATGTGAGGAGAAGAAGTAGAGATGAGTCGAGTGAACCTGATGAATACTTACATGTGGAAGATGAAGTTATACCCGAGAGTAATTCTAGAAGGCTTAAATCTATTATTGTTGTATCATATGGTTATGGCGATGatgagagaaaggaagaagatgacagaGATGTCTATATGTCACGTGGTGACAATAGAGAGTTAGGACTTAGTGATGAATCTGATGAGAGAGATGGTGAAACTAATGTCTCTTATGCTAGAGCTCGTGCTGATGATGACAACGAAGGTAGAACTGTTGGCTATGATGAATTTTTAGAATATAATGAATCTGAAACTAGCAAAGTTTCTCAGAAAGATGATGAATTGGAAGCCATATTAAAGAAAAGAGCTTTGGAGAATCTTAGAAGATTTCGTGGAGTGAACCAAAAGAGTGGAATGACAAGAAAAGAGGTGTCTTCTGTTTTAGAAGGAGAACCTCTGCAAATTGAATCTGAAAAAGTTGATGAGTCACAAGACCATAGTCTCATGGAGCAGAAGCTTTGTGATTCTGGGGTAAGTAAAGATCTTGAGACTTCAGAAAAGATATTACATGTTGTTAATGTTAAGGAGTCGGGAGCAGCATTGGCTAATCCTGCTTCTCAACAAGATCAGCAGCCTGGTGATACTGCCAAGGTTAAAGCTAGTTCTAGTATTAGCTCATGTTCAACTAAACGGAAGTTGATTAGACCGTCATTGGGGAAAGAAAGTTTAAATCTAGCTAGCTGGAAAGAAGCCGCTGGTGGCCAAGATGCTGAAGCAGAGAGCATCAATGGCAGTACCATCGACAAGAATTGTCCAGAAAGTTCTCTAGCTCTGGCACCAGAGAATGGAGGTGAAAACGTAGAACCAACAAAAGTTAGTTCTACCCTTAACCCCCAGTCGTCTTCTCAAGCCGGCAAAGAGACATTAGATGAAACAAAAGAAGGGTCTCAGTCTGAACAGAAAAAAGTTGATGAAACAAAAGATGAGTCTCAGTacgaaaagaaaacaatgactGTGATGAGGGGTGGAGAAATGGTTCAG GTGAGTTACAAGGTCTACATTCCTAAGAAGACCTCTTCTTTGGGTAGAAGAAAACTCAACAGGTGA
- the LOC104729119 gene encoding protein yippee-like At5g53940 — translation MGRIFTVELEGRSYRCRFCRTHLALPDDLVSRSFHCRRGKAYLFNRSVNISMGPLEERMMLSGMHTVADIFCCCCGQNVGWKYESAHEKAQKYKEGKFVLERGRIVDEIDLSTEVYIDTHGSTSDTEDS, via the exons atGGGAAGGATATTCACGGTGGAGCTTGAGGGAAGATCTTACAGATGCAGGTTCTGCAGAACCCATCTCGCTCTTCCTGATGATCTTGTTTCTCGG TCGTTCCATTGCCGCAGAGGAAAAGCTTACCTCTTTAATCGTTC GGTGAACATAAGTATGGGTCCTCTAGAGGAAAGGATGATGCTTTCGGGTATGCACACAGTAGCTGATATTTTCTGCTGTTGTTGTGGACAGAACGTTGGCTGGAAATAC GAATCAGCGCATGAGAAAGCTCAGAAGTATAAAGAAGGGAAATTTGTTCTGGAAAG AGGAAGGATCGTCGATGAAATCGATTTATCAACTGAGGTTTATATCGATACTCACGGTAGCACAAGCGACACCGAAGATTCTTGA